accggggaaaccctgggctgtggaagtggagcatgcaaacttaacgacTAGGTCACAGAGCCGGCCCCACCCAGCGTTGTTTCTAAGACACAAATCATGCCACGTTAtttctgctcaaaactcttccaTGGCTTCCCGCTGCATtcaggataaaaaaaataaatcttaaccCACTCTCCTAGGCCCTCTATCACCAAGCCCCTACCTAATTCATGCCAttccccaccccctacccagTTCACTTTCTGTTTCTGCCACACAAGCCTTCTTCGGCTTTTTCCAACAGCTTCTTCCAGTTTCAAGGCTTTTCCCCCAAGCTATCCAATTTGCATGAAACACTATTCCCACTTTCACCTCTAGTAACTAATTAATCCTCATTCATACTTCAGATCTCAGCTGATTAAAACAGTAGGCTTCTTGCTCTGCACTTTTTTATAGCACTTCTTCCAACTGTAATTAAACTAATTATGCAATTACCTTAAAGTGTGTCTTCTCAATTAGACTGTAGGGACCTATGTGTCTTGGTTATAGCTATATCCCCAGGGTCTAGCATTGTGCCTAACCCATATaagtaccatttgttgaatgaagagcAACAGTTCAACTGGAAAACTAAAATGAGTCTTGAGTGACTCAAGTTTAGAGGGATTTTCCAAAAACCCTCCTAAAACCTCAGTGGCCTCTGGTGGGACTAGAAAGTATGTAAGGTAGGACCTTAGGCGCGGAGTGACAAGCTCTGGGCTGACTCTGCCTCCTTCAGGTAGCCTATGCACACTGTAGTGTCTGACACAAAAAAGCCCCTGTCCCTACTTTTCCTGATTTTGCAAGCTGGGACTcccaaacttctttttctttaaagattggcacctgagctaacaactgttgccaatcttgtttttttttctccccaaagccccccagtacatagttgtatattctagttgtgagtgcctctgggtgtgctatgtgggatgctgcctcagcatggcctgatgagcagtgccatgtccaggaccgggatgtgaactggcaaaaccccgcattgcagaagcggagcacgcaaacttaaccactccaccacgtgGCTGGCCCCCCAAACTTATGAATATAAGTTTTTCTGGCTCTTCATATTCCTAAACCTAGGCACTGATCAGGATAGGGGGAGGAGGCAAGGTGACCAATTTTTGGCATTCTCCCTAACACATCTCTGGGGCAGCATGCAGTGCTAAGAGCTGCCAGTAGATGGCGCTATTCCACTAATGTATCTAATTCAGGAAAGCAGAAATAGAATTCGGCCACATCCTGGCTCCTCCAGAATCAAGAAACATAAGGAAGTTTTTGGGCTCAAGGCAGGTCACACCCAGCATCCCTAGGTCTGGCATTCCTAAAGGAAATAGTTTCCATCCCAGGTCAGACCAGACAAACAAGACAAGCAAGCAGTGTGGATGCTCCAGTGGCTTTATTAATTCCCTCTTTCTGAGGGTGGCAGGACCTCATAGCTAGAGGGCTGGAAAGGAAGCCAGGAAGCTGTGGTCTCAGTATGGGTCATTAAAGGGGTACAGAGGATGCCCTGCATCTCTCGGGACCCTCTTCCCGTCCAcctgaaaagagagagacaaatgacTCCcttaggaagaactgacatttcaAAGAGGCAAAGAATCTTTCCCTGAATCTTCCTGGACAACCTCACCTGTGTACAGCAGCATGTCAGATGGCAGTGACAGGGCCTTGGCCTCAGAGAATGCCACACTATCAACAGCATTCCAGCACCAAATCCATAGCCTGGTATGTAGCTGACCTTGCCCTCTAAGAGTTTGCAATCTCAGCTGGAATAAGGAACTCTTTATTTCCCTATGTGTAGCAGGCTTCAACCCCACATCAATCCCCCCAACAAGGTTGAGAATACCTTCTAAGCTCCCCTCACTTATTTCATTTCCTGAGAACTTGctatgtgtcaggaactgggatcatttcacagacaggaagctgaggcttggagaagttaaaAAAGTCATTCCAGCTTACAAGGTATCAAGAGGCAGGACTGGACTCAGAAGCTATACGCCTTATCCCTGAGCCATACTACTTCTCCAAGCTCAATCAAAAAGAGCCCATTGCATCCAGGACAGCAATCCTACCAACAACATCCTGCCCCTcctctgaccagcaaggtcaaGGCCAGACTTGGCCCAGAATCCCGCCCCAAATCTCACATTCCCTGACTCTGGGGGGTGATACATACTCACCATAAGCATGGGCACAATGTATCGCCAATTTTTATTCAGGGCATCTAGCTGCTTCATCTCTTCTGGGCTAAAGGTGAAGTCAAACACCTGGGGATCGGGAATGGGGGTCAGGAAAGCCAGCTTTGTGAATGAAAGTAAGGGTTCCCGAACAGTGCCTTAGCCAGGTAGAGTTGGGGCCAGACTGCGTCCCAATGGGCTAAAGAAGACAGGACCCATCACCAAGTACCTGGATGTTCTGAAGGATACGGGAAGGTGTGACACTCTTGGGGATGCAGATCACTTTCCGCTGGACCTGCCATCTAAAGCGGGGCATTGAGGTAGATGAGGAAGAGGAGTCAGTATTCATAAGCATGGTTTTGTCCTCTGTGCAACCTTCCCTAGGCTCCTAGAGTCCCTGAGCCCCAATGGAATGGGGAATATGCCTCAGAGTGGCCTTCCCCCAGATTCACACGGCAAGATTCTCAGCATTATCCAGGCACTTGGATAAAGAACACTTCAGCTCTTGCCTCCCAACCCAGGAGCCCTCTCCCCGACCTGACCTCCTTTCCCCAAGACTGCCCGCACCTGAGCAAGATCTGAGCTGGAGACCGGCCATACTTTTCAGCCAATGCCAGGACCACTGGCTCCTCAAGCAGGACAGGCTCATTAGGATCACGCCAAGCGCGATCAGAGGAGCCCAGAGGGCTATAAGCAGTCACCTCCAGGCCGCGTGCTTGGCAGTGGGCAATCAGCTCGTTCTGAGCCAGGTATGGGTGGCATTCCACCTAAGCCAAGAAAGAACGCATCACCATGGGGTGGCCACACCCAGCTTGCCTGGCCCCTACAAGACATGCAAGTACTGACCAACCCTGCATTGCTGACACTCCTACTTCTCCTGAGCCTGCTTTTCTCATTCTCCAGTTTCCACtgtctgttttattctcttcCCACATTTCAAtgcccttcttttattttttttttttgaggaagattagccctgagctaactgctgccaatcctcctctttttgctgaggaagattggccctgagctaacatctgttatcttcctccactttatatgtgggacacctaccacagcatggcttgccaagtggtgccacgtccgcacccgggatctgaaccagcgaaccccaggctgccgaagcagaacgtgtgcacttaaccactgcgccactgggccagcccctcaatgcCCTTCTTTATGCAGAGGATTTCTCCACCAACACTCCTGATAATTTGCTAGCCATTTCCACGAAGCAGACCCATCATCTGCTCACTCATGCTCTTGCTCACACACCCCTCCCCCGAACCAACCGATCTGCTTTGCTGTGCTCACCTGCAGGACAGCTGGGCGCACAGAGGCCACACTGAGCACATCATCAATCTGCCGACTGTTGAAGTTGGACAGGCCCAGCGCCCGCACTAACCCCTTAGCCACCAGTGTCTCCATAGCCTTCCAGGTCTCCTTGTAGTGGGTGGAGTCATAGCGGACGGTCCCATCAGCATTCTTAGGGAAGGGGTTGTCTCCCTGCCTAAGTGAAAGACAGCCCCCCAAGAGTGGGCACAAATGCCAGGCTCCTGCCTGACCTGCCCACGCAGCTACTCTATGTCCCATACTCCAAGCCCGGGAAGGGCAATGGACCAAGAATGGGAAACAAGCACGGTTTTTTACCCTTCCAGATCATGACCCAGGTGTTAACTCTATATGGAATGCCCATTCCCCCTCTTCTCCTTCGTAGACACAGATTATATCACCTTTCCTCTGAGAAGTCTTTGTTAACTCCTTCCTCCTCAAGGGGCTATGTGCCGTGGCCGAGGTCTTCCAGCACAGGGCACAGAGCTGATGGTAGACTCCTCTCACCCCCTTTGCTGGAGCTTATTCTTTACTGCGACTCCAGGGCCTTGCTCAGCAGAAGCTAGTATGTCTCCTGAATTAATaaagggagcaggagggaccacTCATGCACACCCTAGGATACACACCCTGTGAAGCTGTCCTCCTTTTTTCTGTAGCTAAACTCCTGGCTTCTGCAGTAGAAAAGGCTGAGATCCTATGGCAAGGTCCTTAGCTTGCCACACAGATAAGTgttcctctcctgctctgccactgtGACTTATGGTAAGTTACTAACACAACTCCTCCAACCCCCACCTCCCTGGATGAAGGCCCTGGCAAGGCTCACTCAAAGGCAAAAGGCCAGTGCATCAGGTAGAGGTCCAAATACTCCAGCTGGAGGTCAGCCAGTGTCTTCCGGAGGGCAGGCTCCACATCCTCGGGGTGGTGCTTAGTGTTCCACAGCTTGGAAGTCACAAACAGCTCCTCCCGAGGTACTGCCTGGTACAGGGGGCAGGACCCATTGTGAGAAGAACCATGGGTACCCAGTCTCACCCACCCTCACCTCTGGGAGAAGAATCAGAAGGAAACTGATGCCAGATCCCTCCAGCCGCAGCCCCAGCCTCTGAGCTCTCTCACCCCACTCATCTGTAGCTCTAGTCCTCACCTTGCCAGGTCCCACATTCTCCTTCAGGGCCTCCCCGATCTCGGTCTCATTGCCGTAGACAGCAGCACAGTCAATGTGGCGGTAGCCTACACTCAGAGCATACTTAATAGCTGCTTGTACCTGCCAGGTGGGAGAAGCAGAGGTTTCAGTTCTGTTGGTCTGGCCCAGAAACTGCCCTCCTGTGGGTCATTAATGTGGGCAGGGAGCAGGAATATACGACTGCAGTCATCTACACAGTGGGGGTGAGAAGATGGAAAACGCTTCTAGTCTAGGGGACCAGAAGCCTCTTCAGAGTCCCCAAATCCTTTGTCTTCACCCCACTAACCTCCAGGGTTCCTTCCTACGCAAGCAGTGTCAGCAGGGCCCAGCAATAAACTAACACTGCTTTCTTAGCTAGATGCTCAGAAGATGGATGGATACATTGACAGAGGTCAGAAGTATAGGTCACGGAGATAGGTCCCCCCACCCTGAGAAGCTGGTTAGGGAAACGTGATACACAGGTAAGTAATTCGTAGGCCAAGGCTATGCAGAGAGACCCTCAGGGAGCCATACAGACCAAGTGAGCTCTGGAAGCTCAAGTGAGCAGAAGAGGTGAGAGGGGGAGAAAACTAAGGAAGGCAGAGAAGTGAGATGGAAGCTGGGCTCAGAGCCCTCTGTCAGGAGAGAAGAAAGCGGACATCAAGTAGGAGGACAGGTCAGTCCATTTGCTAAAAACCAGACTAGAAACATGATCTCAGAAGGAGAACCAAGGGTGCCAGGCCCTTGACATTCCAGATCCTCATCTAGGTGCAAATCTTAGCATCCACACGTACTCGCCTCACCTCTGCCCCTAGCCCTGCTGCCCCCATCATCGCCCTGGTTCTGACCTCCAC
This genomic interval from Equus quagga isolate Etosha38 chromosome 5, UCLA_HA_Equagga_1.0, whole genome shotgun sequence contains the following:
- the AKR1A1 gene encoding aldo-keto reductase family 1 member A1; translated protein: MATCVLLHTGQKMPLIGLGTWKSEPGQVQAAIKYALSVGYRHIDCAAVYGNETEIGEALKENVGPGKAVPREELFVTSKLWNTKHHPEDVEPALRKTLADLQLEYLDLYLMHWPFAFEQGDNPFPKNADGTVRYDSTHYKETWKAMETLVAKGLVRALGLSNFNSRQIDDVLSVASVRPAVLQVECHPYLAQNELIAHCQARGLEVTAYSPLGSSDRAWRDPNEPVLLEEPVVLALAEKYGRSPAQILLRWQVQRKVICIPKSVTPSRILQNIQVFDFTFSPEEMKQLDALNKNWRYIVPMLMVDGKRVPRDAGHPLYPFNDPY